The Nitrospira sp. genome has a window encoding:
- a CDS encoding DUF1295 domain-containing protein, protein MIESDPLPLVMTAYLVMAVVMVGLWVVQRRIQNASIGAVGWCVGLIGSVLWYATQAPVNIERISLTVMLVTLYAGRLGHYILYDRVIGKEEDARYKRLRKKWGASEQVNMFAYFQLQAAAVAAFSLPFLVVLWNPRLPSSLVEMLGLLIWGIAVAGEAKADRQLAHFRADPRNQGRVLREGLWKYSRHPNYFFEWLHWCSYVVMTLGASGWIYTWVGPIGIWIVLVYVTGIPRTEEQARSSRYEEYKAYQATTNEFFPWFPRARHEASSRS, encoded by the coding sequence ATGATCGAATCCGATCCATTGCCCCTTGTCATGACCGCGTACTTGGTTATGGCAGTTGTCATGGTGGGGTTGTGGGTAGTGCAACGGCGTATCCAAAACGCCTCAATCGGGGCGGTGGGGTGGTGTGTGGGGCTCATAGGATCCGTCCTCTGGTATGCCACGCAGGCGCCAGTGAACATCGAACGGATCTCTCTCACGGTCATGCTGGTCACGCTCTATGCCGGTCGCTTAGGGCATTACATTCTCTACGATCGTGTCATCGGGAAAGAGGAGGATGCGCGCTACAAGCGCCTGCGGAAAAAATGGGGAGCGTCCGAACAGGTCAATATGTTCGCGTATTTCCAACTACAAGCCGCAGCAGTAGCAGCCTTTTCGCTTCCGTTTTTGGTGGTGCTGTGGAATCCCCGGCTTCCGTCGTCGCTGGTTGAGATGCTCGGGCTGTTGATCTGGGGTATCGCCGTTGCCGGGGAGGCCAAGGCCGATCGGCAACTCGCTCACTTTCGTGCCGATCCACGGAATCAGGGTCGAGTGCTCCGCGAGGGGCTCTGGAAGTACTCACGCCATCCGAACTATTTTTTTGAATGGCTACATTGGTGCTCCTATGTCGTGATGACGCTGGGAGCATCTGGCTGGATCTATACCTGGGTCGGACCGATCGGGATATGGATCGTGCTGGTCTATGTCACGGGTATTCCACGGACAGAAGAACAAGCCCGTTCAAGCCGATATGAGGAATATAAGGCCTATCAGGCTACAACCAATGAATTTTTCCCGTGGTTTCCCCGAGCACGGCATGAGGCATCGTCTCGGTCGTAG
- a CDS encoding PilZ domain-containing protein, giving the protein MKAYAVRKKPRTPVQCQFCYFGDGTLTNGIVWDLSDTGWRATGQRPVHVGTETTVYITLQNGNKSYNVLIDAAIVRWSNGREAGWEIVCMDEANRTRLLDFVEHFRPLERTSGATGRTHW; this is encoded by the coding sequence ATGAAAGCATACGCTGTTCGTAAGAAACCACGAACCCCCGTTCAATGCCAGTTCTGCTACTTCGGCGACGGGACACTGACGAATGGGATCGTCTGGGACCTTTCAGATACGGGCTGGCGCGCTACAGGGCAACGGCCTGTACACGTCGGAACTGAAACGACGGTCTACATCACACTCCAGAATGGCAACAAGTCTTACAATGTTCTCATCGACGCTGCCATCGTACGGTGGTCCAATGGTCGTGAAGCAGGATGGGAGATCGTCTGCATGGATGAAGCAAACCGCACTCGGCTATTGGATTTCGTGGAACACTTCAGGCCCTTGGAGCGTACCTCGGGAGCCACGGGGCGAACACATTGGTGA